From Hymenobacter sediminicola:
CGATCTGGAGCCGCCCTTCTGCCCGGTTCAGGAAACGGACGTGCCGCTTACCCCGGCCGAAACGGATCAGGCCCTGTTCGACACCCAGCAGCGGGTGTGGGGCGAGCTGAATACCCGCTACGTCCGGGCCCTGCGCGAGCAGGAAGACGCCTACCGCAAACAAACTGTCCCGACCCCTGCCACCGGCCTGCAGATTGCCGAAGCCGCCTGGCGCCGGGGCACCTTTCTACTCAGCCAGATGACCCCTCCCCGCGCTTTCTCGCTCACGCCCGATACGGAACCCGTCTTCAATTTGCTGGTGTGGTATTTCGCCGGCCGCGAAGACAAGTTTGTGGAACTGGCCACGCAGCTGGGCATTGAGCATCCGAGCCTGCACAAAGGCATAGCGCTGCTGGGCCCCAAAGGCACCGGCAAAACCATGCTGCTGCGCGCGTTCCAGCAAAATCAGGCCCGCCCCTACGGGATGGTGACGGCCAAGAAAGTGGAGCTGTCCTTCCGGGCCGGCGACGAGGGCCGGACCCAGCAGGACGTGTTTTGCGGCAAAGGCGGCCGGGCGCTGTGCATCGACGACGTGTGCACGGAGGAAACCAAGGTGAAGGACTACGGCAACCAGGAAAACCCGATGGCTAGGGTGCTGCTCGAACGCTACGACCGCTACCAGCAGGGCCTGCTTCCGCGCTGGGCTACGCACCTGAGCAGCAACAACCCGCTGTACCGCACGCAGAACACGCCGCGCGACATGGCCAGCTGGGAAGAGCTCTACGGCGACCGGGCCGTGGACCGGCTGCATGAGCTCTGCAACATCATTCCGGTGCTCGGAGAAAGCCGCCGGCAATAGCCATGAGTCTCGACCAGCTGCGCCGGCGCCTACCGCTGCTCACCGAACGGCAGCTGCGCCGCTACCGTCACCAGTTCCGACTCTATGCCGCCCGGGTGGAGCTACTCGACTTGGAAGCCGCCCGCCGCGAGCTAGGGCACCGGCCACAGGGCGAAACCACCACCATCCGCCTGCCTTCCAAACTCAATTTTCTGCCATGAGCACCGACCTACACCCTTCCCTGCTGACCATCCTGACCCGCTTCGGCTTCAACGCCCACGGGGGTACCGGCTTCACCTGGCGCCGGGCCGCCCCGGTGCTGGGTCAGAAGCTCTACCTGGCCACAAGCACCGGCGGCCGGCAACTCTTCCTCTCGCAGGGCCAGCGCGTCGTCGTGCGGGCCGATGTGGTGACGGCCGCCGCGCTGGAGCAGATCCTAACCAACGAACTGGGCACCCCGCCCGAAACCGCTTAAAGACCATGGGATACAATCCTGAAATTATTACCCCTCAGTTGCAACGGATGCAGGTAGGCTCCCTCACCTCGTTGCGCAAACAGTGGGAGGATCAGTCGGCAATGACTGATTTGATAGACGCCGAACTGCAGTCTCGCCTCAATCGGATTCCACTTACCCCAGACCGGTTGGATGAGTTACTTCAATACTTTGGCTCTGACACCATTACCGAAGCCAGTGTAACCATCTGTCAATTGGCAGTTGAGGTACGGCGCCTGCAATCAGACAATCAGCGTCTGATAGATGAAACGCACCGCTGGAGTGCAGCAGTGAAAAAGTTGGAAGCCGAGCGGACACAGCCCTACACGGAAGCATCAGTAGAGGAGGCATTGCAGGTTCTCGACGATGCGATGGACAAGGGCAAGTTTCTGGATGATAACGCGCTGCTGATGGCCATCGACATGGCTGCCCAGAAGCTGCGGCCGGTACCGGCGCCGGTGCATGATGCCTCCGCGCTGGCCAGCCGCAAGCCGTGCCCAAAGGCGCAGGGCCTGCCCACTTGCAAAACGTGTTGGTGCAACGAGCAGCCCAAAGCCGATGGCTAAGTTCATCCTCCCTCCCCACCTGCAGGCTCGCATCATCTCCGATACCCGCCCTGCCACGCGGGCCCCACCTACCGGCCCGTTACCCGACCCAGCAGCCCCGAAGCCCGCCAAGCCCCGGAAAAAGACTTCTACCGGTACCAACAGCTTCACGCAGGCCGTCGTGCAGCTGCTCACGCTGGAAGGCTGCCTGATCTGGCGCCACAACAATGCCCCTGTCTACGACCCGAAGCTGGAATGCTTCCGCCGCGGCAGCGCGAAGACGGGCCTGCCCGATACGCTGGGCTTCTACCGGACTACCGGGCATATCGTGGCAGTCGAAATCAAAACCGGCAAAGATGTGCTCAGTGATGAGCAGCGCGAGTTCCTGGCAGCAGTCCGGGCCGCTGGGGGCTTCGCCTGTGAGGGCCGCAGTCTGGAGCAGGTCC
This genomic window contains:
- a CDS encoding VRR-NUC domain-containing protein, encoding MAKFILPPHLQARIISDTRPATRAPPTGPLPDPAAPKPAKPRKKTSTGTNSFTQAVVQLLTLEGCLIWRHNNAPVYDPKLECFRRGSAKTGLPDTLGFYRTTGHIVAVEIKTGKDVLSDEQREFLAAVRAAGGFACEGRSLEQVRKEFHEWKQSLTQFTKAA